In the Malus domestica chromosome 16, GDT2T_hap1 genome, one interval contains:
- the LOC139193105 gene encoding uncharacterized protein has product MDKAKDWLYELAPGTVTSWESMKRAFLEKFFPTSRIILLRKKISGIQQEEGQMLDASAGGALVDKTPMAAKILIANPALNAQQYEGVGQRGPPQKQVHEMAEGMKIQGPMVCGVCSIQGHASEKCRQLIKNGGWESANAIGFQSQNQPRIDPYSNTYNPGWRDHPNFKWREPQQSQPQGGFRQQPPGFYTKPYAPPQVQPQSAPNASGMSLDNDALLKILTKLSQGQDDHTQAMYNTNIRVDQLEKQIGQIVDFVGKFRDQGQLPSSTIPNPKGGFESAKAITLRSGKEVGAGPTPSKSGHKEDEKLQFEEEESSQPTAKVETPLPQLSMAPKPSNMSNKGKNVLNSVPTNVFPSNVPFPSRFLQSKNEEEETDVLETFRKVHVNIPLLDAIKQILKVPSNKMMRIQFVIAWLLKKVINMGESLIYSLFMLGCSYSL; this is encoded by the exons atggacaaagccaaggattggttatacgaattGGCACCCGGAACAGTTACGTCTTGGGAAAGTATGAAGAGGGCATTTCTGGAAAAgttcttcccaacttctcgaatcATCCTTCTTCGTAAAAAGATAAGTGGTATTCAGCAAgaggaag gtcaaatgctcgatgcttcggcgggtggagcattggtggataaaacgcccatggctgcaaaaatcttaaTTGCTAATccagcgttgaacgctcaacaatacgagggtgtaggccaaagaggacccccacagaaacaagtgcatgag atggccgagggaatgaagattcaaggaccaatggtgtgtggcgtatgttctatccaaggacatgcctccgAAAAGTGTCGTCAACTCATtaagaatggtggatgggagagcgcaaATGCCATTggatttcaaagccaaaatcaaccGAGGATCGATCCATATTCAAATACATATAATCcagggtggagagaccatccaaacttcaagtggagggagccacAACAatcccaaccacaaggaggctttaggcaacaacccccgggtttctacaccaaaccatacgcaccccctcaagtccaaccacaatctgccccaaatgctTCAGGTATGTCTCTAGataatgatgcacttcttaagatactaaccaaGTTATCTCAGGGGCAAGACGATCACACCCAAGCAATGTACAACACGAACATTAGGGTGGATCAATTGgaaaagcaaattgggcagattgtagATTTTGTAGGGAAATTTCGAGACCAAGGCcaacttcctagttctaccattccaaatccgaagggagggtTTGAATCAGCCAAAGCGATCACCCTACGAAGTGGCAAGGAggttggggcaggtcctacaccatcaaaatcaggtcacaaagaggatgaaaaacttcaatttgaggaggaggaatcaagccaacccacggcaaaggtggaaacacctttgccgcaactgTCCATGGCCCCTAAACCTTCAAATatgtccaataagggtaagaatgtgttaaattcagttcctactaatgtttttccttcgaatgtcccctttcctagcagatttttgcaatccaagaacgaagaggaggaaacaGATGTTCTTgagacgtttagaaaggtgcatgtcaacattcccctccttgatgccataaagcaaatcctgaa ggtaccttccaacaaaatgatgaggattcagtttgtaattgcatggctgttaaagaaagttattaaCATGggtgaaagtttgatttactctttgtttatgcttggttgtagttatagcttatga